The Ascochyta rabiei chromosome 10, complete sequence genome has a window encoding:
- a CDS encoding 2-(3-amino-3-carboxypropyl)histidine synthase, whose translation MEEDRAATNLGPEVDEEITEEPAAVPKQPKRRFVGRKTAEKSGEQQPDPNANIEDSSAIQVAQPRRTARALNAIPDSILHDKDINDAIALLPPNYSFEIHKCIHRIRTSGAKSIALQFPEGLLLFATTISDILTQFCPGTTTLIMGDVTYGACCIDDYTARALGCDLLIHYAHSCLIPVAVTKIATLYIFVSISIDTTHLINTITENFPTGRTIALVGTIQFNATIHGIVPILRREGYNPIVPQIAPLSKGEILGCTSPSMAIKPGQLNAKGKEEEVADLILYLGDGRFHLESAMIANPSLPAYRYDPYSRRLTHETYEHDSLYDLRRTAILTAKKARTWGIILGSLGRQGNPHTLTLIENELKRQGIKCINLLLSEIFPGKLAMMSDVDAWVQIACPRLSIDWGYAFPKPLLSPYEALVTLGVRDAPWLEEDPAQRKVEERERKNLYPMDFYAKEGLGRTTVDHIKAAEVKIGA comes from the exons ATGGAGGAAGACCGCGCAGCCACGAACCTCGGACCTGAAGTGGACGAGGAAATCACGGAGGAGCCAGCCGCAGTGCCCAAGCAGCCAAAAAGGAGGTTTGTGGGTAGGAAGACGGCCGAAAAGAGCGGCGAGCAGCAGCCAGACCCCAATGCGAACATTGAAGACTCAAGCGCAATACAAG TCGCTCAACCTCGCCGCACTGCCCGAGCCCTGAACGCCATCCCAGACTCCATCCTGCACGACAAAGACATCAACGATGCAATCGCCCTCCTCCCACCCAACTACAGCTTCGAGATCCACAAATGCATTCACCGCATACGTACATCTGGCGCCAAGTCGATAGCGCTGCAGTTTCCTGAGGGGCTGCTGCTCTTCGCGACCACCATATCAGACATCCTGACACAGTTCTGCCCTGGCACAACGACACTGATCATGGGCGATGTCACATATGGCGCGTGCTGCATCGATGATTACACAGCAAGAGCGCTTGGCTGCGACCTCTTGATTCACTATGCGCACAGCTGTTTGATCCCGGTGGCAGTGACCAAGATCGCGACCCTGTACATCTTCGTCTCGATCAGCATCGACACCACTCACCTCATAAACACCATCACCGAGAACTTCCCCACCGGCAGAACCATTGCGCTCGTCGGCACCATCCAGTTCAACGCCACAATACACGGCATCGTGCCCATACTGCGGAGAGAAGGCTACAATCCCATTGTTCCGCAAATCGCACCCTTGTCGAAGGGCGAGATCCTGGGCTGCACATCGCCGTCTATGGCGATCAAACCAGGGCAACTGAATGCAAAAGGCAAAGAGGAGGAGGTTGCTGATCTCATACTGTACCTTGGTGATGGACGCTTCCACCTCGAGAGCGCCATGATCGCAAACCCTTCCTTGCCTGCATACCGTTACGACCCCTATTCACGACGACTCACTCACGAGACCTACGAACACGACTCACTGTACGATCTACGACGAACAGCCATCTTGACGGCCAAGAAGGCACGCACATGGGGCATTATTCTGGGCTCCTTAGGGCGACAGGGCAACCCACACACTCTCACGCTCATTGAGAACGAGTTGAAACGACAAGGCATCAAATGTATCAACCTCCTACTGTCTGAGATCTTCCCGGGTAAATTGGCGATGATGTCGGACGTAGATGCTTGGGTACAGATTGCCTGCCCACGACTAAGCATCGACTGGGGCTATGCTTTCCCCAAGCCGTTGCTGAGTCCATATGAAGCACTGGTAACTCTTGGTGTACGGGACGCGCCTTGGCTGGAGGAGGATCCGGCACAACGGAAGGTGGAGGAGCGAGAGAGGAAGAACCTATATCCCATGGACTTTTACGCAAAGGAAGGGTTGGGCCGGACAACGGTGGACCACATCAAGGCTGCCGAAGTGAAGATTGGTGCATGA
- a CDS encoding 2-(3-amino-3-carboxypropyl)histidine synthase, which yields MKPNSIPAGKNHSSTDTTRNTTSLITMDEDTVKTGTEQTTSPGPLLVFVLGAPCSGKSTLCAALAKRYNLAHLSLGDELRSLVSDTPSNPVSRIKHLFSDAELDTFRNNLSAGTLGPVHLTPKYVKERVFPASCEPENVRMLIDGFPRDSERWVPFKEFAKPVWAPSRTSVLIVLDVDKEVAWERFTRRGRAGDVFERRFEEHTRLVPSILEAMRKDEMIIFSVRKEENANVEATVDRLTGLLG from the exons ATGAAACCAAACTCCATCCCAGCCGGCAAGAACCATTCTTCCACAGATACTACCAGGAATACTACGAGTCTCATCACCATGGATGAAGATACTGTCAAAACTGGGACTGAGCAAACCACTTCGCCAGGACCACTATTGGTCTTCGTGCTCG GAGCGCCCTGCTCTGGCAAGTCCACCCTCTGCGCCGCCTTAGCTAAGCGCTACAACCTAGCTCACCTCTCGCTCGGCGACGAATTACGCTCGCTCGTGAGCGATACGCCCTCAAATCCTGTTTCCCGCATCAAACATCTCTTCTCTGACGCTGAGCTCGACACTTTTCGCAACAATCTGAGCGCAGGGACACTCGGCCCCGTTCACCTCACGCCCAAGTACGTCAAGGAGCGCGTCTTCCCAGCCAGCTGCGAACCAGAGAACGTCCGCATGCTGATCGATGGCTTTCCTCGAGATTCTGAACGCTGGGTGCCGTTCAAGGAGTTTGCAAAGCCGGTTTGGGCGCCTAGCAGGACGAGTGTGCTGATAGTGCTGGATGTTGATAAAGAAGTAGCATGGGAGCGTTTTACGAGAAGAGGAAGGGCTGGAGATGTGTTTGAAAGGAGGTTCGAAGAGCATACGAGACTCGTTCCAAGCATTCTGGAAGCGATGAGAAAGGATGAGATGATCATCTTCAGTGTAAGGAAAGAAGAGAACGCTAATGTGGAGGCAACTGTAGATAGGCTGACGGGGCTCTTGGGTTGA
- a CDS encoding Dicer-like protein 2: protein MELDNGASNRAAQVDAQPFVLRSYQAEMVEESLKSNIIVVMDTGSGKTHIAIERTRAELETCKPSKRVWFLAPTVTLCEQQSEVFSRHLPNYNVLVLSGQDDVDHWTEQGVWDAVLQNVRIVLSTHQVLYDALAHAFVRMHDLALLIFDEAHHCTLKHPANRIMSNFYTPGVERGDEYLPKILGLSASPVMRADATEEALEQIERNMHAVAKTPKKNRSELMRHVHQPELIRVDYQVENQESCQSRLLVALTRSHTEYDLMEDPYTKDLLQKQQDSIDVSRQLQRLFMSQKTYCTEQLKTLSNKSRDMMQELGSSAVDWYLHQCMARFEKTVCDAEQLFDSSNEEKVHLLHILRKLPFSELPAPSLSVDYISGKVQVLIDTLISEAQDNPNFTGLVFVEQRVWVAVLAELLSVHPRTKDLFRVGTFLGTSQSGKRKAMIATFAEPKNQQTTLEDFRAGKINLILATSVLEEGIDVSSCHLVICFERPKNLKSFVQRRGRARMQKSRYFVFMPQVGGGRPPESWEALEQTMKRAYLDDLRQAKLADASESEQEEGSRCFEVYTTGACLTLDDALPHLNHFCTLLGTSPYVDPRPQFRFIRSESDSIVDAEVTLPISVDSAVRTAKSLESWRTEKMARKDAAFEAYKALYLAGLVNDNLLPVRQETDDMVAEFQVPDHTPSMVPTSPTLNPWLSVAQLQQLKPQRYCRTLVEVQAAGEDALYFRLFTPTPVPMVGSIELFWNESKSYTARFSKQSEVTLTANDLAQLRSVTRKILLSIHAGRMQEDRHDFLWLLAPCDRAGKTPELAKWDSATDGCQPALSLISNSMHQTSQWGIISQNGDSRKYFLKAIGAPQTNSPLSQSPATQLQVTRVPRRRDYLHRVLNSNNLNDAYTRVENFASLDCVVDNLPALYSMIALLLPSILHRIEVAMIAETLRTTLFEPVNVKADDLPLMVTALTASSTDEDDNYQRLEFLGDCILKFVSSLHVMAENPTWPEHYLTGKKGKIVSNGFLARATLAAGLDKFVITKRFTGAKWSPQYAADVLAATTLPEKQNRSSKLIADVVESLIGAAYVVGGFPKAFVCVQTLLPLERWTPISVANDVLFRAAPTNLAVTNLDILEPMIGYTFNKKMMLLEALTHASYTGPNVHCSYERLEFLGDAVLDYLISARLYAHDPPLPHYKMHAMRTAMANAAFLTFSMFETTILEETINKTTLQSEVHQRALWQFLRSGSQQLVATRDVALQQHTEVREQLRRALEQDDEFPWHLLAMTNAPKFLSDIVESVIGAIYIDSHGDFSACEVFVRRLGILSSLERILRDNVDCLHPKERLGHLAIERSVQYVHVQGDAQHSIGLPPGMSKVYRCQVKVGGEDVGGVVQGLTRLNAETVAAWSANKILRGKRDIVMGGSDGEDVFFDADEGSGRMLGDW from the exons ATGGAGCTCGATAACGGTGCATCAAATCGTGCGGCCCAAGTCGACGCTCAGCCATTTGTTCTGCGCTCATATCAGGCTGAGATGGTCGAGGAGAGCCTCAAGTCTAACATCATCGTTGTTATGGACACAGGCAGCGGCAAAACGCACAT TGCAATCGAGCGCACACGAGCTGAGCTTGAGACTTGTAAGCCTTCCAAG CGCGTATGGTTCCTCGCACCTACCGTCACGCTTTGTGAACAGCAAAGTGAGGTCTTCAGTCGCCACCTACCAAATTACAACGTCCTAGTGCTCAGCGGTCAAGACGACGTTGATCACTGGACTGAGCAGGGCGTTTGGGATGCGGTACTACAGAACGTCCGCATTGTGCTGTCTACGCACCAGGTCCTGTATGACGCTCTCGCTCATGCATTCGTCCGAATGCACGATCTCGCCCTTTTGATCTTTGACGAAG CCCACCATTGCACTCTCAAACATCCAGCCAATCGCATCATGTCAAATTTCTACACACCAGGAGTCGAAAGAGGAGACGAGTATCTCCCCAAGATTCTTGGCCTGAGCGCAAGTCCGGTAATGAGAGCAGATGCCACCGAAGAAGCTCTGGA GCAAATTGAACGAAACATGCATGCTGTGGCAAAGACACCAAAGAAAAACCGCTCAGAGCTTATGCGGCACGTACACCAGCCCGAGCTGATCAGGGTAGATTACCAAGTGGAGAATCAGGAATCCTGCCAGTCTCGATTGCTTGTTGCTCTCACACGCAGCCATACGGAGTATGACCTCATGGAAGACCCTTATACAAAAGACTTACTGCAAAAGCAACAGGACAGTATCGACGTTTCCAGGCAGCTGCAGAGGTTGTTCATGAGCCAGAAAACGTACTGCACTGAGCAACTCAAAACTTTGAGTAACAAGTCGCGAGACATGATGCAGGAGCTGGGCTCGTCTGCAGTTGATTGGTATCTACATCAGTGCATGGCAAGGTTCGAGAAGACTGTATGCGATGCGGAACAACTCTTCGATTCGTCCAACGAGGAGAAGGTACACCTGCTGCACATCTTGCGGAAACTCCCATTCTCGGAACTTCCTGCTCCTTCCCTGTCAGTCGATTACATTTCTGGAAAGGTGCAGGTGTTGATTGATACATTGATTAGCGAGGCACAAGATAACCCCAATTTCACAGGCCTAGTTTTTGTTGAGCAACGCGTCTGGGTGGCTGTCTTAGCCGAGCTTCTGTCCGTACACCCGCGAACCAAAGACCTTTTCCGAGTGGGCACGTTCCTTGGAACCTCACAGTCAGGCAAACGCAAAGCGATGATTGCGACCTTCGCGGAACCAAAGAATCAGCAAACCACTTTGGAAGACTTTCGAGCAGGTAAGATTAACCTGATACTTGCAACAAGTGTCCTCGAAGAAGGCATCGATGTGTCTAGTTGTCACCTCGTCATTTGTTTCGAGCGCCCCAAGAACTTGAAAAGCTTTGTCCAGCGGCGCGGCAGAGCTAGGATGCAAAAGTCGCGATACTTTGTCTTCATGCCTCAAGTAGGAGGGGGGCGTCCACCAGAATCCTGGGAAGCACTCGAGCAGACAATGAAAAGAGCTTATCTCGATGATTTGCGGCAGGCTAAGCTGGCGGACGCGAGCGAGTCGGAACAGGAGGAGGGATCACGCTGTTTCGAAGTCTACACCACCGGCGCCTGTTTGACACTGGACGATGCGTTGCCGCACCTCAACCATTTTTGCACGCTCCTGGGAACCAGCCCATACGTTGACCCGCGTCCACAGTTCCGCTTTATTAGGTCTGAGTCTGACAGTATCGTTGACGCGGAAGTCACGCTCCCCATTTCAGTCGACTCTGCAGTTCGCACAGCTAAGAGCTTGGAATCATGGCGAACCGAGAAGATGGCGAGGAAAGATGCCGCTTTCGAAGCATACAAAGCGCTGTACCTTGCCGGTCTGGTCAACGATAACCTGCTACCCGTACGCCAAGAAACTGATGATATGGTAGCAGAGTTTCAGGTGCCGGATCATACGCCTTCCATGGTACCCACCTCACCAACTCTCAATCCCTGGCTCTCCGTCGCTCAATTGCAACAGCTCAAGCCTCAAAGGTATTGCCGAACACTGGTAGAGGTGCAAGCAGCTGGTGAAGACGCCCTGTACTTCAGGCTATTCACTCCAACTCCTGTCCCAATGGTTGGCAGCATTGAGCTGTTTTGGAACGAAAGCAAATCCTATACAGCTAGATTTTCGAAACAGTCCGAGGTCACTCTCACGGCCAATGACCTTGCACAGCTACGTTCTGTCACTCGAAAGATCCTCCTTTCTATACACGCAGGGAGAATGCAGGAAGACAGACACGACTTTCTGTGGTTACTGGCTCCCTGTGATAGGGCAGGTAAGACTCCAGAGCTAGCGAAATGGGACAGTGCCACAGACGGCTGTCAGCCAGCTTTGTCGTTGATTTCCAACTCCATGCACCAGACGTCGCAGTGGGGTATCATCTCGCAAAACGGTGATAGTCGAAAATACTTTCTCAAGGCCATCGGCGCTCCGCAGACGAATAGCCCACTAAGCCAATCGCCAGCAACACAGCTTCAAGTTACTCGCGTGCCACGGCGACGTGACTACCTACACCGCGTGTTGAATAGCAACAACCTCAATGATGCGTATACAAGAGTGGAGAATTTCGCATCATTGGATTGTGTGGTGGACAACTTACCCGCATTATACTCGATGATCGCGCTTCTACTGCCGTCGATACTGCATCGAATCGAGGTCGCAATGATCGCCGAGACCTTACGTACAACCCTTTTCGAGCCTGTGAATGTCAAGGCAGACGATTTACCACTTATGGTTACAGCACTTACCGCTTCTTCAACCGATGAAGATGATAACTATCAACGCCTCGAATTTCTCGGGGACTGCATATTGAAGTTTGTTTCGTCTCTCCATGTGATGGCAGAAAACCCCACTTGGCCCGAGCACTATCTCACCGGAAAGAAGGGAAAGATTGTGAGCAACGGCTTTCTTGCGCGAGCTACCTTGGCAGCTGGACTTGACAAGTTTGTTATCACCAAGCGCTTCACAGGAGCAAAATGGTCGCCCCAGTATGCAGCAGATGTACTCGCAGCGACCACTCTACCAGAAAAGCAGAACCGATCGTCAAAACTCATTGCTGACGTTGTCGAGTCTCTCATTGGTGCAGCTTATGTCGTTGGCGGGTTCCCCAAGGCTTTCGTCTGCGTGCAGACACTTTTACCACTCGAAAGGTGGACGCCGATATCCGTAGCCAACGACGTACTGTTTAGAGCAGCCCCTACAAACCTTGCGGTAACGAATCTTGACATCTTGGAACCAATGATTGGTTACACATTCAACAAGAAGATGATGCTTCTTGAAGCACTTACACACGCTTCTTACACCGGGCCGAACGTTCATTGCAGCTATGAGCGACTGGAGTTTCTCGGAGACGCAGTACTCGATTACCTCATTTCCGCACGTCTATATGCGCACGACCCACCGCTGCCGCACTATAAGATGCATGCCATGCGGACGGCAATGGCAAACGCAGCGTTCCTGACATTCAGCATGTTTGAGACAACTATTTTGGAGGAAACGATCAACAAGACAACTCTGCAATCGGAAGTCCATCAAAGGGCGCTGTGGCAATTTCTACGATCTGGAAGCCAACAGCTTGTCGCTACAAGGGATGTAGCTTTGCAGCAACACACAGAGGTTAGGGAGCAGTTGCGTCGTGCATTGGAGCAGGACGACGAATTTCCCTGGCACTTGCTGGCCATGACCAATGCCCCAAAGTTCTTGTCGGATATTGTCGAGAGTGTGATAGGTGCGATCTACATCGATAGCCACGGTGACTTCTCAGCCTGCGAAGTGTTTGTGCGCCGTCTTGGAATCCTCAGTTCGCTTGAACGCATTCTGCGCGACAACGTAGATTGCCTACATCCCAAGGAGCGACTAGGCCACCTAGCTATCGAGCGCAGTGTCCAGTATGTTCATGTGCAAGGCGACGCTCAGCACAGCATCGGCCTGCCACCTGGCATGAGTAAAGTGTACCGATGTCAGGTCAAGGTTGGTGGAGAGGACGTTGGAGGAGTCGTACAAGGGCTGACGAGGTTGAATGCTGAGACTGTTGCTGCCTGGAGCGCAAACAAGATCCTCAGAGGTAAGAGGGACATTGTCATGGGAGGCAGTGACGGGGAAGATGTTTTCTTCGATGCCGACGAGGGAAGTGGTAGGATGCTTGGAGACTGGTAG
- a CDS encoding 2-(3-amino-3-carboxypropyl)histidine synthase: MVVSKADLQERSRHAAQPTKKMSEDTTTDESDARELEQVSGVADVDVYDDDYDLFGDVELRLELEREREQSDDEEGEEEEHEQEAQHPNATPEALTDDQDRDEVAVPTEARAGSSLTGAKRKHDDTIELADNHVYNSLSPAQEELNELKEQDEHEIPSMPVPEADTTSASLHKPPSSIQPLHAVHPEDTPPPTPLRKTSNAPRSYKPIKKPHRNTPTHIAKSLSPHQTPTTAPSAEAKITKAQRDITSPANEAADLELWCICHAPDDGALMIACDGPACPIEWFHANCVGIERPPGVKWYCEVCAPGRVGRKGEGKGKGKGRERGRGRRRRGGGLGEMEMETEMGSTTWSL; this comes from the coding sequence ATGGTTGTATCGAAAGCAGATCTACAGGAACGATCGAGACACGCTGCGCAGCCTACGAAAAAGATGTCTGAGGATACCACAACGGACGAGTCTGATGCGAGGGAGCTGGAGCAGGTCAGTGGCGTTGCGGATGTGGATGTGTATGATGACGACTATGATCTTTTTGGCGATGTGGAGCTGcggctggagctggagcgaGAGCGAGAGCAAAGTGATGATGAAGAgggagaggaagaagaacaCGAGCAAGAAGCGCAACATCCAAATGCCACGCCAGAGGCTCTCACCGATGATCAAGATAGGGACGAGGTCGCAGTCCCGACAGAGGCCCGAGCAGGTTCGAGTTTGACCGGTGCGAAGAGGAAGCACGATGATACGATTGAGCTAGCGGACAACCATGTCTACAATTCTCTCAGCCCAGCGCAAGAAGAACTGAACGAACTGAAGGAGCAAGACGAGCACGAAATCCCATCCATGCCAGTCCCAGAAGCCGACACAACATCCGCATCTCTACACAAGCCACCATCCTCCATCCAACCCCTCCACGCAGTCCACCCAGAAGACACGCCACCACCCACCCCTCTACGAAAAACCTCAAACGCTCCCCGCTCCTACAAACCCATCAAGAAACCCCACCGAAACACCCCCACACACATCGCGAAATCACTATCACCCCACCAAACACCCACCACCGCTCCGTCCGCAGAAGCCAAAATCACCAAAGCCCAACGGGACATCACATCGCCCGCCAACGAAGCTGCGGATTTGGAGCTATGGTGCATCTGCCACGCACCCGATGATGGGGCGTTGATGATCGCGTGCGATGGGCCTGCTTGTCCGATCGAGTGGTTCCATGCAAACTGTGTTGGTATCGAGAGGCCGCCGGGGGTGAAGTGGTATTGTGAGGTGTGTGCGCCGGGGCGTGTGGGGAGGAAAGGGGAGGGAAAGGGGAAGGGAAAGGGGAGGGAAAGGGGAAGggggagaagaagaagaggaggagggttgggtgagatggagatggagacGGAGATGGGGAGTACGACGTGGAGCTTGTAG
- a CDS encoding N-acetylglucosamine-6-phosphate deacetylase — MSGWFTLFTNCRYVLDGQLVDDHLVVSDETGLILKRDGYIGGEAVDLDDNIVAPGFLELHTNGANGFHFTHCQDDAGYAGSVDELARYYATHGVTGFWATLPTVKADEFQRILPSLTPRDIPNAASLLGAHVEGPYLHPAKQGAHNASLFQQCTTPPASIYGASHLSAVKLLTLAPELPHAPALVSSLTSQGIKVSMGHSTATLEHGLSGLRAGATCLTHTLNAMPPFSSRDPGLAGLITLPASHAPPPPYFTVIADGEHLHPNTVSLLHRANPKRSIVVTDSIELASLPDGIHPGHAQIPFEQTKKGTRATIAGTDTLIGGCIPLQQSVRNLMAWSGCGIAEAVATVTENVAGFMEIDGQGGRGVLREGRRADLTVLNEAGEVLQTWIAGHKVWDADEETMRRDDDGEARG; from the exons ATGTCGGGCTGGTTCACGCTCTTCACAAACTGTCGCTATGTCCTCGACGGCCAGCTGGTCGACGACCACCTCGTCGTCTCAGACGAGACGGGCCTGATACTGAAGCGAGACGGCTACATCGGCGGCGAGGCCGTGGATCTCGACGACAACATTGTGGCCCCGGGCTTCCTGGAGCTGCACACCAACGGCGCCAATGGCTTTCACTTCACCCACTGCCAAGACGACGCGGGCTACGCCGGGAGTGTCGATGAGCTTGCGAGGTACTATGCAACCCACGGCGTGACGGGCTTCTGGGCCACCCTCCCCACCGTCAAGGCCGACGAGTTCCAGAGG ATCCTCCCCTCCCTCACCCCCCGCGACATTCCCAACGCTGCCTCCCTCCTCGGCGCACACGTCGAGGGCCCCTATCTGCACCCCGCCAAGCAAGGCGCCCACAACGCCTCGCTGTTCCAGCAATGCACCACCCCACCGGCCTCCATCTACGGCGCCTCGCACCTCTCCGCCGTCAAGCTGCTGACCCTCGCGCCCGAGCTACCACACGCCCCGGCCCTCGTCTCCTCGCTCACCTCGCAGGGCATCAAAGTATCCATGGGCCACTCCACCGCCACGCTGGAACACGGCCTGTCCGGCCTGCGCGCCGGAGCAACCTGTCTCACCCACACGCTCAACGCCATGCCGCCCTTCTCATCGCGCGACCCAGGCCTCGCCGGTCTCATCACCCTGCCTGCTTCACACGCCCCGCCCCCACCCTACTTCACCGTCATCGCCGACGGCGAGCACCTCCACCCCAACACCGTCTCCCTGCTGCACCGCGCCAACCCCAAGCGCTCCATCGTCGTCACCGACAGCATCGAGCTGGCGTCGCTGCCAGACGGCATCCATCCCGGCCACGCGCAGATCCCCTTCGAGCAGACCAAGAAGGGGACCAGGGCCACCATTGCGGGCACTGACACGCTGATTGGCGGCTGCATTCCGCTGCAGCAGAGTGTGAGGAACCTGATGGCCTGGAGCGGGTGTGGTATCGCAGAGGCCGTGGCCACCGTAACGGAGAATGTAGCAGGCTTCATGGAGATTGATGGGCAAGGAGGGAGGGGCGTGCTGCGAGAAGGGAGGAGGGCAGATCTGACCGTATTGAATGAGGCGGGCGAAGTGCTGCAGACGTGGATCGCCGGGCACAAGGTGTGGGATGCAGACGAGGAGACGATGCGCAGAGACGACGACGGCGAGGCGAGAGGATAA
- a CDS encoding Proteasome endopeptidase complex — MADRYSFSLTTFSPSGKLVQIEYALNAVNQGVTSLGIKATNGIVLATEKKSSSPLIDSASSSKVSLVTPNIGMVYSGMGPDYRVLVDKARKVSHTEYKRIYNEYPPTRILVQDVARVMQEATQSGGVRPYGVSLLIAGWDDGIEPEAEGKSDEQTSEEKKKVSGKTGGILKGGPSLYQVDPSGSYFPWKATAIGKSATSAKTFLEKRYTDGLELEDAIHIALLTLKETIEGEMNGDTVEIGIVGPPEERLLGVEGVEGAVGPRFRKLSPSEVEDYLTNL; from the exons ATGGCGGACAGATATTCCTTCTCGCTCACCACCTTCTCGCCCAG TGGAAAGCTGGTCCAGATTG AGTATGCTCTCAACGCCGTCAACCAAGGTGTCACTTCGCTAGGAATCAAGG CTACCAACGGCATCGTCCTCGCGACCGAGAAGAAGTCATCATCACCCCTCATCGACTCCGCATCATCATCCAAGGTCAGCCTGGTAACACCAAACATCGGCATGGTCTACTCCGGCATGGGCCCAGACTACCGCGTCCTCGTAGACAAGGCGCGCAAAGTCTCACACACCGAATACAAGCGCATCTACAACGAGTACCCGCCTACGAGGATATTAGTGCAGGATGTGGCGCGAGTGATGCAGGAGGCGACACAGTCCGGTGGTGTCAGGCCGTACGGTGTCAGCTTGCTGATCGCTGGGTGGGACGACGGCATTGAGCCCGAGGCCGAGGGCAAAAGCGACGAGCAGACGAgcgaagagaagaagaaagtgAGCGGCAAGACGGGCGGCATCCTCAAGGGCGGGCCGAGTCTCTACCAAGTCGACCCCAGCGGCAGCTACTTCCCCTGGAAAGCAACAGCAATCGGAAAGAGCGCAACGAGTGCCAAAACATTCCTCGAGAAGCGGTACACAGACGGTCTGGAGTTGGAGGATGCCATTCACATTGCCCTTCTGACGCTGAAGGAGACGATAGAAGGAGAGATGAACGGCGACACTGTCGAGATTGGCATTGTTGGGCCTCCGGAGGAGAGGCTGCTCGGTGTCGAGGGTGTCGAAGGCGCAGTGGGCCCCCGTTTCAGGAAGCTGAGCCCTTCTGAAGTCGAGGACTACCTGACGAACCTGTAG